From Thunnus maccoyii chromosome 21, fThuMac1.1, whole genome shotgun sequence, the proteins below share one genomic window:
- the itgb1a gene encoding integrin beta-1a, which produces MDLKLLLISALLGVFCNAQKEGNECINANAKFCGECIQAGAKCGWCTDPDFLKQGETVSTRCDELQSLRKRGCKDDMIENPRGEQRILRNKMVTNRKKGAEKLKPEEITQIQPQKLSLTLRSGEPQSFNLKFKRAEDYPIDLYYLMDLSYSMKDDLENVKNLGTSLMLEMSKITSDFRIGFGSFVEKTVMPYISTTPAKLLNPCTGDQNCTSPFSYKNVLKLTSDGTKFNTLVGQQHISGNLDSPEGGFDAIMQVAVCGEQIGWRNVTRLLVFSTDAGFHFAGDGKLGGIVLPNDGKCHLENNVYTMSHYYDYPSIAHLVQKLSDNNIQTIFAVTEEFQPVYQELKNLIPKSAVGTLSANSSNVINLIIDAYNSLSSEVILENSKLPEGVTIAYTSRCKNGVVSEGESGRKCSNISIGDEVTFTISVTSKGCPKQGKSETIKIKPLGFTEEVEIILNFTCECECHKDGIENSDLCHFGNGTYECGACKCNEGRVGRQCECSSNDVATEDMDRTCRKDNGTDICSNNGDCVCGTCECKKRDNPEERYSGLYCECDNFNCDRSGNKLCGGHGRCECRVCVCDPMWTGSACDCSLDTSTCLAGNKQICNGRGTCECGTCKCTDPKFQGPTCETCPTCPGVCTEHKECVQCRAFGTGEKKDTCERDCSYFKLIKVKDRDKLPQPNDASYPVMHCKERDANDCWFYYTYAVNNNTEKEVHVVDTLDCPAGPDIIPIVAGVVAGIVLIGLALLLIWKLLMIIHDRREFAKFEKEKMNAKWDTGENPIYKSAVTTVVNPKYEGK; this is translated from the exons GACTTCCTGAAACAAGGAGAAACTGTGTCGACCCGATGTGATGAGCTGCAGTCTCTGAGGAAAAGAGGCTGTAAAGATGATATGATTGAGAACCCACGTGGAGAGCAAAGGATCCTTAGGAACAAAATGGTGACAAATCGCAAAAAGGGAGCAGAGAAACTGAAGCCAGAGGAAATCACTCAGATCCAGCCCCAGAAGCTCAGCCTCACCCTCCGATCTG GCGAGCCACAATCTTTCAACTTGAAGTTTAAACGAGCGGAAGATTATCCCATTGACCTGTACTACTTGATGGACCTCTCCTACTCCATGAAGGACGATCTGGAGAATGTCAAGAACCTGGGAACCAGTTTGATGCTGGAGATGTCAAAGATCACTTCTGACTTCAGGATAG gCTTTGGCTCCTTTGTGGAGAAGACAGTCATGCCATACATCAGCACCACCCCAGCCAAGCTGTTGAACCCGTGCACGGGTGACCAGAACTGCACCAGCCCGTTCAGCTACAAGAACGTCCTGAAGCTGACAAGCGACGGCACGAAATTCAACACCCTGGTGGGTCAGCAGCACATCTCTGGAAACCTGGACTCTCCTGAGGGGGGCTTCGATGCCATCATGCAAGTGGCTGTGTGTGGG GAGCAGATTGGTTGGAGGAATGTGACTCGCCTGCTGGTGTTCTCCACTGATGCTGGCTTCCACTTTGCTGGAGATGGCAAACTGGGTGGCATCGTACTGCCCAATGATGGAAAATGTCACTTGGAGAACAATGTGTACACCATGAGCCACTACTAT GACTATCCCTCCATTGCTCACCTGGTTCAGAAGCTGAGCGACAACAACATTCAGACCATCTTTGCAGTCACAGAGGAGTTCCAACCTGTTTACCAA gaGCTGAAAAATCTGATACCAAAATCTGCAGTGGGCACCCTGTCTGCCAACTCAAGCAATGTTATCAACCTTATTATAgatgcttacaat TCTCTCTCCTCCGAGGTTATTCTGGAGAACAGCAAGCTTCCAGAGGGAGTGACCATTGCTTACACGTCCCGCTGTAAGAACGGAGTGGTTAGTGAAGGTGAAAGTGGACGGAAGTGCTCCAATATCTCTATTGGAGATGAG GTCACATTTACCATTAGCGTGACATCTAAGGGCTGTCCAAAGCAAGGCAAGTCTGAGACCATCAAGATAAAGCCGCTGGGATTTACGGAGGAGGTGGAGATTATTCTCAACTTCACCTGCGAGTGTGAATGCCACAAAGATGGTATCGAGAACAGTGACCTCTGCCACTTTGGTAACGGGACCTATGAATGTGGAGCCTGCAA GTGTAATGAGGGACGTGTGGGTAGACAGTGTGAATGCAGCAGCAATGATGTAGCAACGGAGGATATGGACCGGACCTGCCGTAAAGACAACGGCACCGACATCTGCAGCAACAACGGAGACTGTGTGTGCGGCACGTGTGAGTGCAAGAAGAGAGACAATCCCGAGGAGAGGTACAGCGGCCTGTACTGCGAGTGTGACAACTTCAACTGTGACCGCTCTGGAAACAAGCTGTGTGGAG gacaTGGACGCTGTGAGtgcagggtgtgtgtttgtgacccCATGTGGACCGGCAGTGCTTGTGACTGTTCTCTGGACACCAGCACATGTCTGGCCGGCAACAAGCAGATCTGTAATGGCAGAGGGACGTGTGAGTGTGGCACTTGTAAGTGCACTGACCCCAAATTCCAGGGTCCCACCTGTGAAACCTGCCCTACCTGTCCAGGAGTGTGTACTGAACACAA AGAGTGTGTCCAGTGTCGGGCGTTCGGCACCGGCGAGAAGAAGGACACATGTGAACGTGACTGTAGCTACTTCAAACTGATTAaagtgaaagacagagacaagCTGCCTCAGCCCAACGATGCCTCCTACCCTGTGATGCACTGTAAGGAGAGAGACGCTAACGACTGCTGGTTCTACTATACGTATGctgtcaacaacaacacagagaagGAGGTCCATGTGGTCGACACTCTGG ACTGCCCCGCTGGTCCTGACATCATCCCCATTGTGGCAGGCGTGGTTGCCGGCATCGTCCTGATTGGCTTAGCCCTGCTGCTCATCTGGAAGCTGTTGATGATCATCCACGATAGAAGAGAGTTTGCCAAGTTCGAGAAGGAGAAGATGAACGCCAAATGGGATACG GGTGAAAATCCCATCTACAAAAGTGCCGTCACGACTGTGGTCAATCCCAAATATGAAGGCAAATGA